One window from the genome of Cucumis melo cultivar AY chromosome 10, USDA_Cmelo_AY_1.0, whole genome shotgun sequence encodes:
- the LOC103489464 gene encoding GATA transcription factor 8 translates to MIGNNFVDEIDCGSFFDQIDDLLDFPVEDVDAGLPPAKGGDSTNSFPTIWPTHSESLPGSDSVFSANSNSDLSAELSVPYEDIVQLDWLANFVEDSFCGGSLTMNKEEPKDLTHNQFQTSSPVSVLESSSSCSSDKTLQPRSPEPTVATPGQQRGRARSKRPRPATFNPRPPIQLISPASSVTETTTPDQTLQLVPKAPSDTENFAESRPSVKLPKHGAAASGTQKIKNKKIKLSFSLAPPLEAGAGNQNLPSSQSVRKCMHCEITKTPQWRAGPMGPKTLCNACGVRYKSGRLFPEYRPAASPTFIPSLHSNSHKKVLEMRNKTDENTAAITISVQPELIPNPNSAISMDYM, encoded by the exons ATGATCGGAAATAATTTCGTCGATGAGATAGATTGCGGCAGTTTCTTCGACCAAATCGACGACCTTCTCGATTTTCCTGTGGAGGATGTCGACGCCGGTTTGCCTCCGGCGAAGGGCGGTGACTCGACCAACTCATTCCCAACCATTTGGCCCACTCACTCCGAGTCACTACCCGGTTCCGACTCGGTATTCTCCGCCAATAGCAACTCCGATTTGTCGGCAGAGCTCTCTGTTCCG TATGAGGATATTGTTCAATTGGATTGGCTTGCAAACTTTGTTGAGGATTCATTCTGTGGTGGAAGTCTTACAATGAACAAAGAAGAGCCCAAGGATTTGACACATAACCAATTCCAAACCTCTAGCCCAGTTTCTGTTCTTGAAAGCAGCAGCTCTTGCTCTAGTGACAAGACCCTGCAGCCCCGTAGCCCTGAACCAACCGTCGCCACTCCTGGTCAGCAGCGTGGCCGTGCACGCAGCAAACGCCCTCGCCCTGCAACCTTCAATCCCCGGCCCCCAATTCAGCTTATTTCCCCTGCTTCCTCTGTCACCGAAACAACCACCCCTGATCAAACATTGCAGCTTGTTCCAAAGGCCCCATCAGACACCGAGAACTTCGCCGAGTCCCGGCCTTCGGTCAAATTGCCAAAGCATGGTGCTGCTGCCTCAGGAACACAGAAGATTAAGAACAAGAAAATCAAGTTGTCTTTTTCGCTTGCCCCCCCATTAGAGGCAGGAGCGGGAAACCAAAACTTGCCATCGTCGCAATCGGTAAGAAAATGTATGCATTGTGAGATAACCAAAACTCCACAATGGCGGGCAGGACCAATGGGGCCAAAAACGCTTTGCAATGCCTGTGGTGTTCGGTATAAGTCTGGTAGACTCTTCCCCGAGTACCGACCAGCAGCGAGTCCAACGTTCATACCATCATTGCACTCGAATTCCCACAAAAAGGTGCTTGAAATGAGAAACAAGACTGACGAGAATACAGCTGCAATCACCATAAGCGTGCAACCGGAGCTGATTCCAAACCCAAACAGCGCAATTTCAATGGATTAcatgtga